One Erysipelothrix amsterdamensis DNA window includes the following coding sequences:
- a CDS encoding GntR family transcriptional regulator, with protein MNIYIKTEYDLPIYEQIVVQIKQAIGKGTLKPHEAMPSIRFLAKELQVSVITTKRAYEELEKAGYLYTIPSKGSYVSELGKDKLYKDSVSSIESHLDSIITIAKNAEISKQDLIELLDAAYEKE; from the coding sequence ATGAACATATACATCAAAACAGAATATGATTTACCCATTTATGAACAAATAGTTGTTCAGATTAAACAAGCAATTGGAAAAGGTACGCTCAAACCCCATGAAGCCATGCCCTCGATTCGATTTCTGGCCAAAGAATTACAGGTAAGTGTGATTACGACCAAGAGAGCGTATGAAGAACTGGAAAAAGCAGGATATCTTTATACAATACCGAGTAAGGGATCATATGTCTCTGAGCTTGGAAAAGATAAACTTTATAAAGATTCTGTAAGTTCCATTGAGTCACATCTTGATTCAATTATCACCATTGCGAAAAATGCTGAGATTTCAAAGCAGGATTTAATCGAACTTTTAGATGCGGCATACGAAAAAGAATAG
- a CDS encoding DUF1801 domain-containing protein: protein MDIQAYIDQGEGAFKQQYILLFNAIKSSIPKGFELIMQYNMPSFVVPLSLYPKGYRGDPTVPLPFISLGYQKHHIGLYHMGIYAQPEILSWFETSYQQSVSTKLNMGKSCIRFTKTTEIPIQLIQELVAKITPQAWIEIYENS, encoded by the coding sequence ATGGACATTCAAGCGTATATTGATCAAGGTGAAGGCGCCTTTAAACAACAATACATCCTGTTGTTTAATGCCATCAAGTCCTCCATACCAAAAGGATTTGAATTAATTATGCAATACAATATGCCTTCATTTGTAGTGCCATTATCGTTATATCCAAAAGGATATCGTGGTGATCCTACCGTACCCTTACCATTTATTAGTTTGGGATATCAGAAACATCATATTGGTCTTTATCATATGGGGATCTATGCACAACCGGAAATATTAAGTTGGTTTGAAACATCCTATCAACAATCTGTCTCAACCAAATTAAACATGGGGAAGTCGTGCATCCGATTTACAAAGACTACTGAAATTCCGATCCAACTCATTCAAGAACTTGTGGCCAAAATAACACCGCAAGCTTGGATTGAAATATACGAAAACAGCTGA
- a CDS encoding YdcF family protein yields MADYSVVLILSLLCVVLGGILFLSFKRNRGRIFNGFLFNMLMSLIALDFIALSFTYENPLLRAISLCLMILVLLVFLLGYYILIIGLIKNAKHLIQKEGIRFSNLLTLFAALGLIVFIFVIPLLSNSIPQELRWAHTLLACITFSCIYLIFVFINFLSSSFLYQFFKPHKDCDFIIVLGSGLRNGNEVPPLLAARIDVALEYYHHQKVPPLLIFSGGQGEDECVPEGQAMRDYALAHDIPKSHALMETQSTTTYENMLFSKKMMDAYALNHPYTCLFSSNTFHIFRASQYARQVGLDAQGIGAKTAAYFVPNAMIREFIALMVMHRRIHLSLNGLAYSLIFLASLL; encoded by the coding sequence ATGGCAGATTATTCAGTAGTGTTAATACTCTCGTTACTGTGTGTAGTTTTAGGGGGAATTCTTTTCTTATCTTTTAAACGAAATCGCGGACGTATCTTCAATGGATTTTTATTTAATATGTTGATGTCGCTCATCGCACTTGATTTCATTGCACTTTCGTTCACATATGAGAACCCTCTTCTTCGTGCGATTTCATTATGCTTAATGATTCTAGTCCTTCTCGTTTTTCTTCTGGGTTACTATATACTCATTATTGGCCTTATTAAGAATGCGAAACACTTAATTCAAAAAGAAGGGATTCGTTTTTCAAATTTATTAACGCTTTTTGCTGCTTTGGGTTTAATTGTGTTTATCTTTGTAATCCCCTTGCTTTCGAATTCAATTCCACAGGAACTGCGATGGGCCCACACCCTTTTAGCCTGTATCACCTTTTCATGCATTTATTTAATATTTGTTTTTATAAATTTTTTATCGTCCTCATTTCTCTATCAGTTTTTTAAGCCCCATAAAGATTGCGATTTTATTATTGTTTTGGGTAGTGGTCTTCGAAATGGTAATGAAGTTCCACCTCTTCTGGCCGCTCGAATTGATGTCGCACTCGAGTATTATCACCATCAAAAAGTTCCGCCTCTTCTTATTTTTAGTGGTGGACAAGGTGAAGATGAGTGTGTTCCTGAAGGTCAAGCAATGCGTGATTATGCACTTGCACATGACATCCCAAAGTCACATGCACTGATGGAAACACAGTCCACGACAACCTATGAAAATATGTTGTTTTCTAAGAAAATGATGGATGCCTACGCATTAAATCATCCCTATACCTGTCTTTTTAGTTCAAACACATTTCATATATTTAGAGCCAGTCAATATGCTCGCCAGGTTGGTTTAGATGCGCAAGGCATTGGCGCGAAAACTGCTGCCTATTTTGTGCCCAATGCAATGATTCGCGAGTTTATTGCGTTAATGGTTATGCATCGTCGCATTCATCTCAGCCTTAATGGGCTTGCCTATTCCCTTATTTTTCTTGCGAGTTTACTCTAA
- the brnQ gene encoding branched-chain amino acid transport system II carrier protein, whose translation MNKLSKSQLLSVSLMLFSMFFGAGNLIFPTMIGYLAGTHKWIGIFAFSITAVLLPILALVAVSKQDGFLSLANKVHPCFALIFPTILYLLSGPLLSVPRAGIMPFETSIRLLFDNPNHIQMGLLIYSFLFFLLCFGFCIKPQALSDRVGKILTPLLLLFILILFGAAFFTTLSRNSLSHEPYLTSGSSFASGLVDGYLTLDGLGALNLGILVTMSIKSYGLKDEQQVRKTTVQSGVIAGVLLFIVYCMLGFLGNLMSSELVQAQNGAEVIAHLGTRLFGNYGPFVLGMLFFLACLTTCVGLISCSAEFFAERYPRLSYRRSVSILCFISFAISNIGLTTILKISGPILACVYPAAIVLILLGLSSKPSTLTYRIAIISSTLFSIIAVLDHFKISVPLITQFCRTLPFYTLNLGWVIPTLILASFSLMLQKKEELN comes from the coding sequence ATGAATAAATTATCAAAATCACAGTTATTATCTGTTAGTTTAATGTTATTTTCGATGTTTTTCGGCGCAGGAAATCTTATTTTCCCGACGATGATTGGTTATCTTGCAGGGACTCATAAATGGATTGGGATCTTTGCATTTAGTATTACAGCCGTACTCTTACCAATTCTCGCTCTCGTTGCCGTTTCGAAACAAGATGGTTTTTTAAGTCTTGCGAACAAAGTACATCCTTGCTTCGCATTGATTTTCCCAACAATCTTGTATCTTTTAAGTGGACCACTTCTCTCAGTACCGCGTGCCGGTATTATGCCTTTTGAAACGTCAATACGCCTTCTCTTTGATAATCCGAATCATATTCAAATGGGATTACTGATTTATTCATTTCTGTTTTTTCTTCTGTGTTTTGGTTTTTGTATTAAACCACAAGCGCTAAGTGATCGTGTTGGAAAAATCTTGACGCCATTACTCTTACTGTTTATTCTTATTTTGTTTGGTGCAGCGTTTTTCACAACCTTGTCCCGAAACTCACTTTCCCATGAACCTTACCTTACATCCGGGTCTTCTTTCGCAAGCGGTCTTGTGGATGGTTACCTAACTTTGGATGGCTTGGGGGCTTTAAACCTTGGTATTTTAGTGACAATGTCAATTAAAAGTTATGGTTTAAAAGATGAACAACAAGTTCGAAAGACAACCGTTCAATCAGGTGTTATTGCGGGAGTGCTCTTGTTTATTGTTTACTGTATGCTTGGTTTTTTAGGTAATTTAATGTCGAGTGAGCTTGTTCAGGCTCAAAATGGTGCGGAGGTTATAGCACATCTTGGAACCCGTTTATTTGGAAATTATGGCCCTTTTGTTCTTGGTATGCTCTTCTTTCTTGCATGTCTTACAACCTGTGTAGGTCTCATTAGTTGTTCCGCAGAATTCTTTGCGGAACGATATCCACGCTTAAGCTACCGTCGTAGTGTATCAATCCTTTGCTTCATAAGTTTCGCAATCTCTAATATCGGATTAACAACAATTTTGAAAATCAGCGGACCCATCCTTGCCTGTGTCTATCCGGCCGCTATTGTTTTAATACTCTTGGGTTTATCATCTAAACCCTCAACCCTGACATACCGCATCGCAATTATATCCAGTACTCTATTTAGTATTATTGCAGTTCTTGATCACTTTAAAATTTCAGTCCCCCTAATAACACAATTCTGTCGAACGCTGCCTTTTTACACCCTTAATCTCGGATGGGTCATTCCCACATTAATTCTTGCATCATTCAGTTTAATGCTCCAAAAGAAAGAGGAACTTAATTAA
- a CDS encoding GNAT family N-acetyltransferase: MIEIRKLQKEDMKLLWEYAFQKERPWMSFDAPFLDEHLPLSYEDFEASRLELYLDVDFRQGIFKDGRLIGLVSYYWESYKTRWLEFGIVIYDEKEWGHGLGSSCAMFWMDQLFTAFPDIQRLGFSTWSGNKAMMGVGENIGMTLEGRIRSVRYYQGEYYDALKYGMLREEWDVKRRMF; the protein is encoded by the coding sequence ATGATAGAGATACGTAAACTACAAAAAGAAGACATGAAATTACTTTGGGAATATGCATTTCAAAAAGAAAGACCGTGGATGTCCTTTGATGCGCCCTTTCTTGACGAACATCTTCCGTTATCTTATGAAGATTTTGAGGCATCACGACTGGAATTATACTTAGATGTGGATTTCAGGCAGGGAATTTTTAAAGATGGTCGATTAATTGGACTTGTATCGTATTACTGGGAATCATATAAAACACGATGGCTTGAGTTTGGAATTGTTATTTATGATGAGAAGGAATGGGGGCATGGACTTGGAAGTTCATGTGCCATGTTTTGGATGGATCAACTCTTTACAGCCTTTCCGGATATACAACGTCTCGGATTTTCAACCTGGTCGGGGAATAAAGCAATGATGGGTGTTGGTGAAAATATTGGAATGACTTTGGAAGGTAGAATCCGAAGTGTTCGCTACTACCAAGGTGAGTATTACGATGCATTAAAATACGGTATGCTTCGTGAAGAGTGGGATGTTAAACGGAGAATGTTTTAA